The following coding sequences are from one Salvia hispanica cultivar TCC Black 2014 chromosome 3, UniMelb_Shisp_WGS_1.0, whole genome shotgun sequence window:
- the LOC125208908 gene encoding DNA replication complex GINS protein PSF1-like, with translation MRKIQEHENNLKDKRSLEEEIGISEDGTSNTEAEKKLIQNALKSDQFGALVHHLSLVRNKRCLMAYVYKRAEVIRSLGWMVDSVLPEEIQEKLGTSEKEYFKNHAATLQSYMAELDLHLTVDMIPPKDPLIKVRVLDDIGGIALSDQVANLSCSCDELMLSNTSLRAEWKSSLTDLIGGRSVEIVLCVEIKLVLQH, from the exons ATGAG GAAAATACAAGAGCATGAAAATAACTTGAAAGATAAAAGGAGTTTGGAAGAGGAGATTGGAATTTCAGAAGATGGTACGAGCAACACTGAAGCTGAGAAGAAACTCATCCAAAATGCTTTGAAATCTGATCAGTTTGGGGCACTGGTGCATCACCTTTCACTGGTCCGGAATAAGCGCTGTCTCATGGCTTACGT ATATAAACGGGCAGAAGTCATCAGAAGCTTGGGATGGATGGTCGACAGCGTGCTTCCTGAAGAAATCCAAGAGAAACTCGGTACTAGTGAAAAAgagtatttcaaaaatcaTGCTGCAACTCTACAATCCTACATGGCAGAGCTCGATCTTCATCTGACTGTG GATATGATTCCTCCAAAAGATCCGCTCATAAAGGTGAGAGTCCTTGATGATATTGGTGGGATTGCACTGAGTGATCAAGTAGCCAACTTATCATGTTCCTGCGACGAACTGATGCTGAGCAATACATCACTCAG GGCCGAATGGAAGAGCTCACTGACTGACTTGATTGGAGGTCGCAGTGTTGAAATCGTTCTTTGTGTAGAAATTAAACTGGTTTTACAGCACTGA
- the LOC125213853 gene encoding peptide deformylase 1A, chloroplastic-like yields MELSIQRFTHRILPLTHHYFRPISRTRPGAFGPPVRNRSSSSAARAGWFLGMREKKDVLPEIVKAGDPVLHEPAQEVRPEEIGSDRIQNIIDSMVKVMRAAPGVGLAAPQIGIPLKIIVLEDTIEYMRYTTKEEIKAQNRQPFDLLVVINPKLKKKGNQSAFFFEGCLSVDGFRAIVERHSEVEVTGFDRFGQAIKVDASGWQARIFQHECDHLDGTLYVDKMVPRTFRTVENLDLPLAAGCPKLGAR; encoded by the exons ATGGAATTATCCATTCAAAGATTCACTCACCGCATTCTTCCCTTAACTCATCACTACTTCAGACCCATTTCGCGGACCCGACCCGGCGCATTCGGACCTCCTGTAAGAAACCGGAGCTCCAGTTCGGCAGCCCGAGCCGGATGGTTCCTGGGCATGCGCGAGAAGAAGGATGTGCTGCCGGAGATCGTGAAAGCCGGCGACCCGGTCCTCCACGAACCGGCTCAGGAGGTTCGACCCGAGGAAATCGGGTCGGATCGGATCCAGAACATTATAGATTCGATGGTGAAGGTGATGAGAGCGGCGCCTGGGGTTGGCCTCGCTGCTCCACAAATTGGCATCCCTTTGAAG ATAATTGTTCTGGAAGATACAATAGAGTACATGAGATATACGACAAAGGAAGAGATCAAGGCACAAAACAGACAACCTTTTGATCTTTTG GTTGTGATCAACCCCAAGTTGAAAAAGAAGGGCAACCAAAGTGCTTTCTTCTTCGAAGGCTGTTTGAG CGTTGATGGGTTCAGAGCGATAGTGGAACGACACTCAGAGGTGGAGGTTACAGGTTTTGACCGATTTGGCCAAGCAATCAAAGTTGATGCTTCGGGGTGGCAAGCTAGGATTTTTCAACACGAATGCGATCATCTTGATGGAACACTCTACGTCGACAAGATGGTGCCAAGAACATTCCGAACTGtagaaaatttggatttgcCACTCGCTGCTGGTTGCCCTAAATTGGGTGCTCGCTAA
- the LOC125213851 gene encoding NKAP family protein-like, which produces MTDKEVKQFVCIANFDEELKGLPYEEYRRLKRQKLRESFKNCVWNCTPSPPRGPEEDFVGEDETHSKVLKAEESQSESDGSASESDDSRKKSKRSPTLSSDSGSEESSSDDSEEERRRRRRKSSKRSHRRRKKAKSGDEDSDVKLKKSSSKGSKTKKDTDIEISHAPDLEADAEDFKASEVIDVNEEILKFKEMMESRKKQNLEDEDEVVGPMPLPRAEGHISYGGALRPGEGDAIAQYVQQGERIPRRGEVGLSADEISKFETLRYVMSGSRHQRMNAIRIRKENQVYSAEDKRALAMFNYEEKAKREHKVMADLQRLVQRHIGQDTGPSHDPFGGKVAEVDED; this is translated from the coding sequence ATGACGGATAAGGAAGTTAAGCAATTTGTATGTATTGCCAATTTTGATGAGGAATTGAAAGGCCTCCCTTACGAAGAGTACCGCCGGCTCAAACGGCAAAAACTGAGAGAGTCgtttaaaaattgtgtttggaATTGCACTCCTAGCCCCCCTAGGGGACCAGAAGAGGATTTTGTAGGTGAAGATGAGACACATAGTAAGGTGTTGAAAGCGGAAGAGAGTCAATCTGAATCGGATGGTTCTGCATCTGAATCCGATGATTCTAGGAAGAAAAGCAAGAGATCGCCTACGTTATCCTCCGACAGTGGAAGCGAAGAATCGAGCTCGGATGATTCTGAGGAAGAacggagaaggagaagaagaaaaagcaGTAAGAGAAGTCACAGGAGAAGGAAGAAAGCCAAAAGCGGAGATGAGGATTCTGATGTGAAGTTGAAGAAGTCATCCTCGAAAGGAAGCAAGACGAAGAAAGACACGGATATTGAGATTTCACATGCTCCTGATTTGGAAGCTGATGCAGAGGACTTTAAGGCAAGTGAGGTCATAGATGTTAATGAAGAGATACTTAAGTTTAAAGAAATGATGGAGTCACGAAAGAAACAAAACTTGGAAGATGAGGATGAAGTGGTTGGACCAATGCCTCTGCCGAGGGCGGAAGGCCACATTAGCTACGGTGGTGCGCTTAGGCCTGGTGAAGGTGATGCTATTGCTCAGTATGTTCAGCAAGGGGAACGTATCCCTCGTAGAGGAGAAGTGGGGCTTTCTGCTGATGAAATTTCCAAGTTTGAGACTCTGAGATATGTGATGAGTGGTAGTAGACACCAGAGGATGAATGCCATTCgtataagaaaagaaaaccaGGTGTACAGTGCTGAGGACAAACGAGCCCTTGCAATGTTTAACTATGAGGAGAAGGCTAAGCGCGAGCACAAGGTTATGGCTGATCTGCAGCGCTTGGTGCAGCGTCATATTGGTCAGGACACTGGTCCTTCTCATGATCCCTTTGGTGGAAAGGTTGCCGAGGTTGATGAAGATTGA
- the LOC125209915 gene encoding zinc finger MYM-type protein 1-like: MHRYFKKSRNDSTSSSSIATPNSTVNQDGINVASFEANSENIVSDPNAILNQERINIEVNPENIVSDPGLRSPIASYDVQIRDRIRREYVSKGPCQPKGHVFRKTSYGKEKRSFQAKWFEKHIWLEYSVEKEAAFCFWCYLFKPINANRFGDDVFVSTGFKNWKKALAIFREHEGSANSTHDQARILFEGFKNQRQSVDYNLRKYDKEDEVNYRIRLTASLDVIRLLLRQGLPFRGNDESFASTNKGNFLEILKWYCEHKEEVAAVTLENAPRNNQMTSPLIQKELSNCCAVETTKVILEDIENRKFSLLVDEARDSSIKEQMALVIRYVNNNGEIIERFLALVHVTDTTAKSLKEGIDSVFAKHALSLSRLRGQGYDGASNMRGEYNGLKTLILNENRSAKYIHCFAHQLQLVVVNVFGKSCKDFGRYHKR, translated from the coding sequence ATGCAtcgatattttaaaaaatcaaggaATGATTCAACTTCTAGTTCGAGTATTGCAACCCCGAATTCGACTGTGAACCAGGATGGAATCAATGTTGCAAGTTTTGAAGCTAATTCTGAAAACATAGTTAGTGACCCGAATGCGATTTTGAATCAAGAAAGAATCAATATTGAAGTTAATCCGGAAAACATAGTTAGTGACCCGGGGCTACGGAGTCCTATTGCTAGTTATGATGTTCAAATAAGGGATCGCATTCGAAGAGAATATGTCTCTAAGGGGCCTTGTCAACCGAAAGGTCATGTCTTTAGGAAAACTTCGTATGGTAAAGAGAAAAGGAGCTTCCAAGCTAAATGGTTTGAAAAACATATATGGTTGGAATATAGTGTTGAAAAAGAAGCGgcattttgtttttggtgttatCTTTTCAAGCCTATTAATGCCAATCGTTTTGGAGATGATGTATTCGTGAGTACGGGctttaaaaattggaaaaaggCGCTTGCTATTTTTAGAGAACATGAAGGTTCAGCAAATAGCACACATGATCAGGCCAGAATACTTTTTGAAGGGTTTAAAAATCAAAGACAAAGTGTTGATTACAATTTGAGGAAATATGATAAGGAAGACGAAGTCAACTACCGCATTCGCTTGACTGCTTCTTTAGATGTGATTCGATTATTGTTAAGACAGGGATTGCCATTTCGTGGGAATGATGAATCATTTGCGTCTACAAACAAGGGAAACTTTCTAGAGATACTTAAATGGTATTGTGAGCATAAAGAAGAGGTAGCTGCAGTTACATTGGAGAACGCTCCACGTAATAATCAGATGACTAGTCCTTTGATTCAAAAGGAATTATCAAATTGTTGTGCTGTTGAGACTACGAAAGTTATTTTGGAAGATATTGAAAATCGCAAATTCTCTCTATTGGTTGATGAAGCGCGAGATTCATCGATAAAAGAGCAAATGGCTTTGGTTATTAGATACGTGAACAATAATGGAGAGATTATAGAAAGATTCTTAGCCTTGGTACATGTCACTGATACTACAGCAAAGTCATTGAAGGAAGGGATTGACTCAGTGTTTGCTAAGCATGCTTTATCTTTATCACGGTTAAGAGGTCAAGGCTATGATGGTGCATCAAATATGCGGGGTGAGTACAATGGTCTAAAAACCCTTATACTGAATGAAAATAGATCTGCGAAGTACATCCATTGTTTTGCTCATCAGCTCCAACTAGTCGTGGTAAATGTATTTGGGAAATCTTGCAAAGATTTTGGTCGCTACCACAAGAGATAA
- the LOC125212407 gene encoding glyoxylase I 4-like — MKDNKGNPLRLSSLNHISLVCKSVEESADFYQNVLGFVPVRRPGSFDFDGAWLFGHGIGIHLLRSDDPEKMPKKTVINPKDNHISFQCENMAMVEKKLVEMGIDLVRQRVEEGGVYVDQLFFHDPDGFMIEICNCDNIPMVPLAGEVVRSCSRINLEPQQIHLPVVQP, encoded by the exons atGAAGGATAACAAGGGAAATCCATTACGTCTCTCTTCTTTGAATCATATCTCGCTTGTTTGCAAATCAGTTGAAGAATCTGCTGATTTTTATCAGAACGTTCTTGGCTTTGTGCCAGTTAGAAGGCCCGGTTCATTCGATTTTGATGGCGCATg gcTGTTTGGTCACGGGATTGGGATACATCTACTGCGATCAGACGATCCAGAAAAAATGCCCAAGAAAACTGTGATTAATCCCAAAGATAATCATATTTCTTTTCAG TGCGAGAACATGGCGATGGTGGAGAAAAAGCTGGTGGAAATGGGGATTGATCTGGTGCGGCAGAGAGTAGAGGAAGGCGGGGTGTACGTGGACCAGCTGTTCTTCCACGATCCGGATGGGTTCATGATCGAGATATGCAATTGCGACAACATCCCCATGGTACCACTGGCTGGGGAAGTTGTACGCTCGTGCTCGAGGATCAACTTGGAGCCGCAGCAGATCCATCTCCCCGTGGTACAACCGTAG